The following are encoded in a window of Rhodothermia bacterium genomic DNA:
- a CDS encoding thioredoxin family protein, translating into MKKFFLLLWFIPNVFLSAQTPVVTWELIPDKARAFAGKDVRMQFIGHIEEGWHVYAMGSPAGRPLSVKFTKLPPFFTLKGGFQQKGEAKKYDPNFESDVLQWDKTANVDGVLEISPDAPSGTHAVTAEVAYMACNDRLCLPVKKILLMTNVEVGAVTKAENTVRTEIATELSKKNVRDSVVTKPSAPDIIWNWQAANTSVARGGLLQVDFRAAIPKDWKMYTPDSPAGNPLRLKMSTPSGIKVEGALRPTGAHEVYDAVFKSKVRQWTNEANFTALLRIPNDAKGEVILDGKMLYMICNASVCVPRQSDFSVSIPVTASKGAKLEALPEGDHQGGIAATDALKQATSGGLWAFLLLAIGAALAALLTPCVFPMIPLTVSYFTHRTQNPIRSALVYGLAIVGTFTGLGLLMAAISGAAGAQTVAANPWVNLFIGLVFIVFAFSLLGFYELTIPNALLNYFNQKGDENKGYLGLVFMGFTLTLVSFSCTVPFVGGLLAATTQGSWSWPVLGMLAFSITFALPFILFAMFPHWLTALPKSGSWMNTVKVVLGFVELAAAIKFLSNADLVWGTFLLSRSMAIVLAGMIFLLAALFLLGWLRLPHSVTDARISLFRGLGAVFFVGISVYLFSGISGAALPLFDPYLPPAFVSAQKRVSTTKMASLKDEHGWIGNDRHPAEKAKTEAYAMAKTTGKPVFIDFTGYTCTNCRQMEASVFPQSEVDLRLKKNFVLLRLYTDDDTEGPTLQDYQLAMTGTVALPTYAIVTPDGKLLRQWNGLADLKTFIAFLEGTSNSTS; encoded by the coding sequence ATGAAAAAGTTTTTCCTTCTCCTTTGGTTTATTCCAAATGTTTTTCTATCCGCACAAACGCCCGTTGTAACATGGGAATTGATTCCAGACAAAGCGCGGGCCTTTGCTGGAAAAGATGTGCGGATGCAGTTTATTGGGCATATTGAAGAAGGCTGGCATGTCTATGCAATGGGGTCTCCGGCAGGACGTCCCTTGTCGGTGAAATTCACCAAATTACCACCTTTTTTTACCTTAAAAGGCGGATTTCAGCAAAAAGGTGAAGCCAAAAAGTATGATCCCAATTTTGAGTCTGATGTGCTACAATGGGATAAAACGGCCAATGTGGATGGGGTGCTGGAAATAAGTCCAGATGCGCCTTCCGGTACACATGCGGTTACGGCGGAAGTGGCCTATATGGCCTGTAATGATCGGTTGTGTTTGCCTGTTAAGAAAATTTTGCTCATGACCAATGTGGAGGTAGGAGCGGTTACCAAAGCGGAAAATACCGTCCGAACAGAAATTGCTACCGAATTATCGAAGAAAAATGTTCGAGATTCCGTTGTGACAAAGCCAAGCGCTCCAGACATCATTTGGAATTGGCAAGCGGCAAACACTTCGGTAGCACGCGGGGGGTTATTACAAGTGGATTTTCGGGCCGCGATTCCCAAAGATTGGAAGATGTACACACCGGATTCTCCCGCTGGAAATCCACTACGGCTCAAGATGAGTACTCCTTCTGGCATAAAGGTAGAAGGCGCACTACGCCCAACTGGCGCGCATGAAGTTTATGATGCCGTTTTTAAATCGAAAGTACGCCAATGGACAAACGAAGCGAATTTTACGGCGCTGCTTCGCATTCCGAATGATGCCAAAGGAGAAGTGATTCTTGACGGAAAAATGCTTTATATGATTTGTAATGCCTCGGTTTGTGTACCCCGCCAGTCGGACTTTAGCGTTTCGATTCCGGTTACAGCATCTAAGGGGGCAAAACTGGAAGCCTTGCCCGAAGGCGATCACCAAGGCGGTATTGCGGCCACCGATGCCCTTAAACAAGCAACTTCGGGCGGATTGTGGGCCTTCTTGCTGTTGGCTATTGGAGCAGCTTTGGCGGCTTTACTTACCCCGTGCGTTTTTCCGATGATCCCCCTTACGGTGTCTTATTTCACCCACAGAACCCAAAACCCGATTCGCTCCGCGCTGGTTTATGGCTTAGCCATTGTAGGAACATTTACGGGATTAGGTCTTTTGATGGCGGCCATTTCGGGGGCAGCGGGTGCGCAAACCGTTGCGGCCAATCCTTGGGTAAACCTCTTTATTGGCCTTGTATTTATCGTATTTGCTTTCTCGCTTTTGGGCTTTTATGAATTGACCATTCCAAATGCGCTCTTGAACTACTTTAACCAGAAGGGCGACGAAAATAAAGGCTATTTAGGTCTTGTTTTTATGGGATTTACGCTTACGCTGGTGTCATTTTCTTGTACCGTACCATTTGTTGGTGGTTTATTGGCCGCAACCACGCAAGGCAGTTGGTCTTGGCCTGTTCTGGGTATGTTGGCGTTTAGCATTACCTTTGCGCTCCCCTTTATCTTATTTGCCATGTTCCCGCATTGGTTAACTGCATTACCCAAGTCTGGTTCATGGATGAATACCGTAAAAGTGGTCTTGGGCTTTGTGGAATTGGCCGCAGCCATCAAGTTTTTGTCCAATGCCGATTTGGTTTGGGGGACGTTTTTGCTTTCCCGCTCAATGGCCATTGTATTGGCGGGGATGATCTTTTTGCTCGCAGCGCTCTTCCTGCTGGGCTGGTTGCGGTTGCCACATAGCGTTACAGATGCTCGGATTTCGCTCTTTCGTGGGCTTGGAGCAGTCTTTTTTGTTGGTATATCGGTGTATTTGTTTTCTGGTATAAGCGGAGCTGCCTTACCCCTCTTCGATCCATATTTGCCCCCCGCATTTGTTTCAGCACAGAAGAGGGTGTCAACTACCAAAATGGCCTCCCTGAAAGACGAACATGGCTGGATTGGAAACGACCGACATCCCGCTGAAAAAGCAAAGACTGAAGCGTATGCCATGGCAAAAACTACTGGAAAGCCTGTTTTTATTGATTTTACAGGTTATACGTGTACCAACTGCCGCCAGATGGAAGCCAGTGTCTTTCCGCAATCAGAAGTGGACTTGCGTCTAAAGAAAAACTTTGTTCTATTAAGACTTTACACGGATGACGATACAGAAGGACCGACGTTGCAAGATTATCAATTGGCCATGACGGGTACCGTGGCACTCCCAACCTATGCCATCGTGACGCCGGATGGAAAATTGCTCCGCCAATGGAATGGGCTGGCCGACCTAAAAACCTTTATCGCCTTCTTAGAGGGGACTTCAAATTCCACTTCTTGA
- the ppk2 gene encoding polyphosphate kinase 2 translates to MELHAQQPDTPHTNGIPTSGITEDGVLLSEAVNTPEEAITPAFWDEKISLRELKNLRDKGQLESFLTNPNANAKRILTDLKYEAELERLQIELVKMQRWVQDQGIRLAILFEGRDAAGKGGTIRRFTEHLNPRAMRVVALNKPTEEERGQWYFQRYVRQVPNRGEIVFFDRSWYNRAVVEPVNGFCTQQQYDIFMQQVPEFEHMLYEDGLLLIKFWFSITKEEQLKRFQSRMVNPLKQWKISPVDMKAQDQWDDYTKYKELMFSKTHNSFSPWIIVKANNKQKARLESIRYALSILPYTGKEEAVTSLMPDPNIIARYHRRVRQLDH, encoded by the coding sequence ATGGAACTACACGCACAACAACCAGATACACCACATACAAATGGCATCCCTACTTCAGGCATTACAGAAGATGGAGTGCTATTATCAGAAGCCGTTAACACACCAGAAGAAGCCATAACGCCTGCTTTTTGGGATGAAAAAATATCGCTCCGAGAACTCAAAAACCTACGTGATAAAGGCCAGTTGGAGTCATTTCTTACAAACCCTAATGCAAATGCCAAACGCATCTTGACCGATTTGAAGTATGAAGCAGAGCTTGAGCGGTTGCAAATTGAATTGGTCAAAATGCAGCGCTGGGTACAAGATCAAGGCATTCGCTTGGCCATATTATTTGAAGGCCGTGATGCAGCAGGCAAAGGTGGAACTATCCGACGATTTACAGAACACCTCAATCCACGGGCCATGCGGGTGGTAGCCCTTAATAAACCCACGGAAGAAGAGCGTGGGCAATGGTACTTCCAGCGATACGTCCGCCAAGTCCCCAATCGGGGTGAGATTGTCTTTTTTGACCGGAGTTGGTACAACCGCGCAGTCGTAGAGCCAGTAAATGGTTTTTGTACGCAACAACAGTACGATATCTTTATGCAGCAAGTACCCGAATTCGAGCATATGTTATATGAAGATGGGCTACTGCTGATCAAATTCTGGTTTTCAATTACCAAAGAAGAACAACTTAAGCGCTTCCAATCTCGGATGGTTAATCCGTTAAAACAGTGGAAAATCAGTCCGGTGGACATGAAAGCACAAGACCAGTGGGATGACTATACAAAATATAAAGAACTGATGTTTAGCAAAACGCACAATTCTTTCAGCCCTTGGATTATCGTAAAAGCGAACAACAAGCAAAAAGCACGGTTAGAAAGCATACGGTATGCCCTTTCTATTTTGCCTTATACCGGAAAAGAGGAAGCGGTGACTTCTTTAATGCCAGACCCCAACATCATTGCGCGTTATCATCGTCGGGTTCGCCAATTGGATCACTAA
- a CDS encoding alpha/beta fold hydrolase, whose amino-acid sequence MHRYPFQLLNRHGDILFGDLTVPDGKGPFPVMVFVHGIKGFKDWGFWPVLAAQFAQEGIASVAFNLSYNGIGATDMTEFTRLDLFEQNTLSRELDDVADMIAGIRTGQVGRGHLEVARMGLLGHSRGGGIAIVTAAEQQKHLKCLVTWNSIADFFQRFKPNMVQDWKQKGYTEIMNDRTGQKMRMGRALYEDALEHKARLDLPRRAQELVDVPWLIAHAEDDNVVPFTHAVYLHNMAAQRPILFKASGQHGLGGSFPQVFPLPKSLLDVTSRTVLFVKKQL is encoded by the coding sequence ATGCACCGATATCCGTTCCAACTGCTAAACAGACATGGAGATATACTTTTTGGTGATCTTACTGTGCCCGATGGCAAAGGGCCATTCCCTGTAATGGTCTTTGTACACGGGATTAAAGGATTCAAAGATTGGGGTTTTTGGCCGGTTCTCGCAGCACAATTTGCACAAGAAGGTATAGCATCGGTTGCATTTAACCTGTCCTATAATGGCATTGGTGCGACGGATATGACGGAATTTACCCGTTTAGACTTGTTTGAGCAAAATACCCTCTCCCGTGAATTGGACGATGTTGCGGACATGATCGCGGGGATTCGGACGGGGCAAGTCGGTCGTGGGCACTTAGAGGTTGCTCGTATGGGGCTTTTGGGGCATTCTCGTGGTGGGGGAATTGCGATTGTTACCGCCGCAGAACAACAGAAACACCTAAAATGTTTGGTTACGTGGAATAGCATAGCGGATTTCTTCCAGCGGTTCAAGCCCAATATGGTGCAAGATTGGAAGCAAAAAGGTTATACCGAAATTATGAACGATAGAACAGGGCAAAAAATGCGGATGGGGCGGGCACTCTATGAGGATGCCCTCGAACATAAAGCACGTTTGGATTTACCTCGCCGTGCCCAAGAACTCGTGGATGTTCCTTGGCTCATCGCCCATGCCGAGGACGATAATGTGGTTCCGTTTACCCATGCGGTTTATTTGCACAACATGGCTGCTCAACGCCCCATTCTCTTTAAAGCATCTGGCCAACATGGTTTGGGCGGCTCCTTCCCACAAGTATTCCCACTCCCCAAAAGTTTGCTGGACGTGACTTCGCGAACTGTTCTTTTTGTGAAAAAACAGCTATAA
- a CDS encoding vanadium-dependent haloperoxidase, with protein sequence MKTFVFFLLVLLAPPPQATAQNRPTKAKLNQQRLLMHQSVHALTETIVHDIFSPPVASRAYAYAMVALYEGIHHEDPTYRSLVGQIKTLPQMPQPQANQTYNWLLVGTHAFFETAGKFVFTTSMLAEKRQTVMANYTTLKIPDDVAERSKQLGKEIAAAVVAWSKTDNYAQTRSMRRYDVKKGEDKWQLTPPNYVAALEPNWGQIRPFVMDSSAQFRVAPPLQLDMTPGSTYHAALMQVYNTTIKLTTEQKWIADFWDDNPSSIQYHGHLAIAIKKISPPAHWIGITEMATNTQKSTPVQTAAAYCLVALALADGFIASWEQKYHDEFVRPITIIRKHISPEWEPRIQTPPFPEHTSGHSVISMAAASVLTHFFGKNFRFTDRSEESYGIKPRTFRSFEEAATEAGISRLYGGIHYLHAITEGKKQGELVGKNITARLSLRK encoded by the coding sequence ATGAAGACATTCGTTTTTTTCCTGCTTGTACTCTTAGCCCCGCCCCCCCAAGCCACAGCCCAAAATCGCCCAACGAAAGCCAAACTAAACCAGCAGCGCTTGCTGATGCACCAAAGTGTTCATGCCCTGACGGAAACCATCGTACACGACATTTTTTCGCCTCCGGTGGCAAGTCGGGCGTATGCTTATGCAATGGTGGCCTTATACGAAGGTATTCACCATGAAGACCCCACCTATCGGAGCTTGGTAGGACAGATTAAGACGCTCCCACAAATGCCACAGCCACAAGCCAACCAAACCTACAACTGGCTATTGGTGGGCACTCACGCCTTTTTTGAAACCGCTGGAAAGTTTGTATTTACCACCTCCATGCTCGCCGAAAAACGCCAAACGGTGATGGCAAACTATACAACACTTAAAATTCCAGATGATGTAGCTGAACGCTCAAAACAGTTGGGAAAGGAGATCGCAGCGGCAGTTGTGGCTTGGTCTAAAACCGATAACTATGCCCAAACCCGTTCTATGCGCCGCTACGACGTCAAAAAAGGGGAAGACAAATGGCAGCTCACACCTCCCAATTATGTAGCCGCCTTAGAACCAAATTGGGGACAAATACGTCCGTTTGTAATGGACTCCAGCGCCCAATTTCGCGTCGCGCCCCCCCTTCAACTTGACATGACGCCCGGCTCCACTTACCACGCCGCTTTGATGCAGGTTTACAATACCACGATAAAACTTACTACAGAACAAAAGTGGATCGCGGATTTTTGGGACGACAACCCTTCCTCGATCCAATATCATGGCCATCTCGCCATTGCAATAAAAAAAATATCGCCACCTGCACATTGGATTGGCATTACCGAAATGGCAACCAATACCCAAAAAAGCACTCCCGTACAGACGGCTGCAGCGTATTGCTTGGTAGCTCTTGCCCTCGCAGATGGCTTTATCGCCAGTTGGGAGCAAAAATACCACGACGAATTTGTTCGGCCCATTACCATCATCCGAAAACACATTAGCCCCGAATGGGAGCCGCGCATACAGACCCCCCCTTTTCCAGAGCATACCAGCGGCCACAGTGTGATTTCGATGGCGGCAGCCTCGGTATTAACGCATTTCTTTGGCAAAAACTTTCGCTTCACCGACCGTTCAGAGGAATCTTATGGCATTAAGCCACGTACCTTCCGCTCCTTTGAAGAGGCTGCTACCGAGGCAGGCATTAGCCGACTATACGGAGGAATCCACTACTTACACGCCATTACAGAAGGCAAAAAACAAGGCGAATTGGTCGGAAAAAATATCACTGCCCGCCTTTCTTTGCGGAAATAG
- a CDS encoding alkane 1-monooxygenase — protein sequence MKPHVVKYGLVYITPMVVLYSLWAADFGSYLAVFTLFGIIPFLELFTQGSTENLSAIEEAVASQDRTYDYLLYGLVPLQYLILGYFLFQMDTQNVPLSVQIGMTTAFGMACGVLGINAAHELGHRATRYEQFMSKALLLTTLYLHFFIEHNRGHHKRVSTDEDPASSRYGESVYAFYVRTIWGSWISAWRLEALRLKKRKQSFWSWHNEMLRFQALQCLFIGFIYAFFGWDVTLWFLGGAAIGCLLLETVNYIEHYGLRRQKIGDRYEKVLPIHSWNSNHPIGRLVLLELSRHSDHHYIASRKYQLLRHFDDSPQMPTGYPGMMLLALIPPIWYYVMHQRIAQLHPLA from the coding sequence ATGAAGCCACACGTTGTCAAATATGGCCTTGTTTACATCACACCCATGGTTGTTTTATACTCCCTTTGGGCTGCTGACTTCGGGTCCTATCTTGCGGTATTTACGCTTTTTGGTATTATTCCATTTTTGGAACTTTTTACGCAAGGTTCTACCGAAAACCTTTCCGCCATCGAAGAAGCAGTCGCAAGCCAAGACCGCACCTACGATTACCTACTTTATGGTCTTGTTCCGCTACAATATCTGATCTTAGGGTATTTTTTATTCCAAATGGACACTCAAAACGTACCGTTATCTGTTCAAATTGGGATGACCACCGCTTTTGGCATGGCATGCGGTGTATTGGGGATTAATGCTGCACACGAATTGGGTCACCGCGCTACCAGATACGAGCAGTTTATGAGCAAAGCCCTCTTGTTGACGACGCTCTACCTCCACTTTTTTATTGAACACAACCGAGGCCACCACAAAAGAGTCTCTACCGATGAAGACCCTGCCTCCAGCCGATACGGGGAATCGGTGTATGCGTTTTATGTCAGAACCATTTGGGGAAGTTGGATTTCGGCGTGGCGGTTAGAAGCCCTTCGGCTCAAGAAGCGTAAACAATCTTTCTGGTCTTGGCACAACGAAATGCTGCGGTTTCAGGCATTACAATGCTTGTTTATTGGGTTCATTTATGCCTTCTTTGGGTGGGACGTCACTCTTTGGTTTTTAGGCGGGGCTGCGATTGGTTGCTTGCTCCTCGAAACAGTAAACTACATTGAGCATTATGGGCTTCGTCGCCAAAAAATCGGGGATCGCTACGAGAAAGTCTTACCCATTCATTCTTGGAACTCCAATCACCCCATTGGTCGTTTAGTCTTGTTGGAACTCTCCCGCCACTCCGATCACCACTACATTGCCAGTAGGAAGTACCAGCTTCTAAGACATTTTGATGACAGTCCGCAAATGCCTACCGGCTACCCTGGAATGATGTTGCTGGCCCTTATTCCACCGATTTGGTATTATGTCATGCACCAAAGAATCGCGCAACTCCATCCGTTGGCATAA
- a CDS encoding galactose mutarotase, with translation MYEKSRYSTAILGNLPDGRVVTCYKLVSPYGVEVWLTDWGATVMRVLVPDKNNDVGDVVLGYENLEGYLNDPYYLGATIGRVAGRIRDARYWKSGKRYELTRNVGNTHLHGGNLGWSKRLWEAFPFETAHAAGVVFRYQCMDGAEGYPGNVIVSVRYVLLGKTLRMVYEATSDQETPVNITNHAYFNLKDGGKTSVETHKLFIRATHFLPLNEAYVPDGSFMDIGDTPFDFTKPRKIGKRIFLPDEQLKLADGLDHCFVLQEEAYSPWFAATLFEKTSGRNLDVFTTYPGLQCYTGNFLDGSQCGWNGVNYLKHAGISLETQFFPDSPNQTHFPSIFITPEQPYRQETIWRFNW, from the coding sequence ATGTACGAGAAAAGCCGCTATTCTACTGCTATTTTGGGAAATTTACCCGATGGACGCGTTGTGACCTGTTATAAACTTGTTTCACCTTACGGCGTTGAGGTCTGGCTTACGGACTGGGGGGCTACGGTTATGCGGGTACTGGTTCCAGACAAAAATAATGACGTCGGGGACGTGGTGTTGGGTTATGAAAACTTGGAAGGATACCTTAATGATCCCTATTATTTAGGTGCTACAATAGGGCGTGTTGCTGGGAGAATAAGGGATGCTCGTTACTGGAAATCTGGAAAGCGATATGAGTTGACAAGAAATGTAGGCAATACCCATTTACACGGCGGAAATCTTGGTTGGAGTAAAAGATTGTGGGAAGCTTTCCCATTCGAGACCGCACATGCTGCTGGCGTGGTTTTTCGATACCAATGTATGGATGGCGCAGAAGGTTATCCGGGGAATGTAATTGTGTCGGTTCGTTATGTCTTATTGGGTAAAACACTGCGCATGGTGTATGAGGCCACCTCAGATCAAGAGACACCTGTCAATATTACCAATCATGCTTATTTTAACCTAAAAGATGGTGGAAAGACAAGTGTAGAAACGCATAAGCTCTTTATACGTGCAACCCATTTTTTGCCGTTGAACGAGGCTTATGTGCCCGATGGTTCGTTTATGGACATTGGTGATACACCATTCGACTTTACCAAGCCCCGCAAAATTGGAAAACGAATCTTTTTGCCCGATGAACAACTAAAGTTGGCAGACGGATTAGACCACTGTTTTGTATTACAAGAGGAAGCGTATTCGCCTTGGTTTGCAGCAACGTTATTTGAAAAGACCTCAGGGCGCAATTTAGACGTTTTCACTACCTATCCGGGTCTTCAATGCTATACTGGAAATTTCTTGGATGGCTCGCAGTGTGGATGGAATGGGGTGAATTATCTGAAACACGCTGGTATTAGCCTCGAAACCCAGTTTTTTCCGGATTCGCCCAACCAAACCCACTTCCCTTCCATTTTCATCACGCCAGAACAACCCTATCGCCAAGAAACCATTTGGCGTTTTAATTGGTAA